A window of Rubrobacter aplysinae contains these coding sequences:
- a CDS encoding type IV pilus twitching motility protein PilT yields the protein MVEEHGLSDYLLDTLNAGASDLHLTSGVPPMIRDSGELRPLDYPALTPNVTRDMLYEILTDEQRTRLERDWELDLSYSLPKTARFRVNIYFQRGSMGAAFRVVPTEIMGFHELGLPHAVENMTDKPRGLVLVTGPTGSGKSTTLASMIDHINENRHEHIMSVEDPIEFLHSHKGCIVNQREVNQDTRSFSEALKRALRQDPDVILVGEMRDLETIQLAVTAAETGHLVFGTLHTQDAPQTVDRIIDVFPSYQQSQIRTQLANALEGVITQTLIKRRDGEGRVVACEVLAPTPGVRNLIREGKNHQIYSAMQTGSKHGMQTLDSALVDLVRDGKVSKEEAEKHSNDPEELNRLMGGVSGGPVPAAAGASSGAPSGGAASSNGSSGDASRPTSGPESGSRKRGGLFGTGR from the coding sequence ATGGTAGAAGAGCACGGTCTAAGCGACTATCTCCTGGACACGCTTAACGCCGGGGCCAGCGACCTCCATCTCACGAGCGGGGTGCCGCCCATGATCCGGGACAGCGGCGAGCTGCGGCCGCTGGACTATCCGGCGCTGACCCCGAACGTGACGCGGGACATGCTGTACGAGATCCTCACCGACGAGCAGCGCACCCGCCTCGAGAGAGACTGGGAGCTCGACCTCAGCTACTCGCTACCGAAAACGGCGCGTTTCAGGGTGAACATCTACTTCCAGCGCGGCTCGATGGGCGCCGCGTTCCGCGTCGTGCCGACGGAGATAATGGGCTTCCATGAGCTGGGCCTGCCTCATGCGGTGGAGAACATGACCGACAAGCCCCGCGGTCTGGTTCTGGTCACCGGTCCCACCGGCAGCGGTAAGTCCACGACGCTGGCATCCATGATCGACCACATAAACGAGAACCGCCACGAGCACATAATGAGCGTCGAGGACCCTATAGAGTTCCTGCACTCGCACAAGGGCTGCATCGTGAACCAGCGCGAGGTTAATCAAGATACCCGCAGCTTCTCCGAGGCTCTAAAGCGCGCCCTGCGTCAGGACCCGGACGTGATCCTGGTCGGCGAGATGCGCGACCTGGAGACTATACAGCTCGCCGTGACCGCCGCCGAAACCGGGCACCTGGTCTTCGGCACTCTTCACACTCAGGATGCGCCCCAGACCGTGGACCGCATCATAGACGTGTTCCCCAGCTATCAGCAGTCACAGATCCGCACCCAGCTCGCCAACGCCCTCGAAGGGGTAATCACCCAGACCCTGATCAAGCGTCGCGACGGCGAGGGCCGGGTCGTCGCCTGTGAGGTTCTAGCCCCCACGCCCGGGGTGCGCAACCTCATCCGGGAGGGCAAGAATCATCAGATCTACTCCGCAATGCAGACCGGCTCCAAGCACGGCATGCAGACCCTCGACTCCGCTCTGGTGGACCTGGTCCGGGACGGCAAGGTCTCAAAGGAGGAGGCTGAGAAACACTCCAACGACCCCGAGGAGCTAAACCGCCTGATGGGCGGGGTCTCCGGAGGCCCGGTCCCTGCAGCCGCGGGAGCCTCTTCTGGCGCGCCGTCGGGGGGAGCGGCCTCCAGCAATGGCTCGTCGGGGGATGCCTCACGCCCGACCAGCGGTCCGGAGAGTGGCTCTCGAAAGCGCGGCGGCTTGTTCGGGACCGGCAGGTAG
- the mltG gene encoding endolytic transglycosylase MltG has product MPRHSPEGGDSRLRRLGGGGEKPRGLGARLPLLLLAVVLVLVLAGGILLYRAVFAAPADSSGPANITIEEGESLGSAARKLDEAGVIGNATVFELRARLQGAGIGIKPGEYRIRPGESGGEILTLLTEGGKEPAAEVALPEGLTLGQTAARVAARSGVSESEFRRAARKTGYGHDFLRGARGTEGFLFPRKYAFPQGASAEEMVGRMLEQYSLETRELRFGRAVELPDGGRLTEYEAVTVASLIEREAASEEERRIIASVIYNRLRAGMPLQIDATVQYALGAPKERLSLRDLEGDSPYNTYERKGLPPGPIASPGLDSIRAALNPADTEYLYYVLDQDGEEHTFTRGYEEFLEAKERAGR; this is encoded by the coding sequence TTGCCCCGGCACTCACCGGAGGGCGGGGATAGCCGGCTGAGGCGGCTCGGCGGGGGAGGGGAAAAGCCTCGCGGGCTCGGAGCCCGGCTGCCGCTCTTACTGCTGGCTGTGGTACTGGTGTTGGTGCTCGCGGGCGGGATACTCCTCTACAGGGCCGTGTTCGCCGCTCCCGCCGATTCTTCCGGCCCCGCTAACATAACCATAGAGGAGGGTGAGAGCCTCGGGTCGGCCGCCCGCAAGCTGGACGAAGCGGGCGTTATCGGCAACGCCACGGTCTTCGAGCTCCGGGCCCGGCTGCAGGGCGCGGGGATCGGGATCAAACCCGGCGAGTACCGCATCCGCCCCGGGGAGTCCGGGGGTGAGATCCTGACCCTCTTGACCGAGGGCGGCAAAGAACCCGCCGCCGAGGTCGCCCTGCCGGAGGGCCTTACCCTGGGCCAGACCGCCGCCCGTGTGGCCGCCCGGAGCGGCGTCTCCGAGTCCGAGTTCCGCCGGGCCGCCCGAAAGACCGGCTACGGCCACGATTTCTTGCGAGGCGCGCGGGGCACGGAGGGTTTTCTGTTCCCGAGAAAGTACGCATTCCCGCAAGGCGCGTCGGCGGAGGAGATGGTCGGTCGGATGCTGGAGCAGTACAGCCTGGAGACCAGGGAGCTGCGTTTCGGGCGGGCCGTGGAGCTACCGGACGGGGGGCGGCTTACCGAGTATGAGGCCGTGACCGTCGCCTCCCTCATAGAACGCGAGGCCGCAAGCGAGGAGGAGCGCCGGATCATAGCGTCCGTGATCTACAACCGCCTGCGGGCCGGGATGCCGCTGCAGATAGACGCAACCGTCCAGTACGCGCTCGGGGCCCCGAAGGAGAGACTCAGCCTCCGGGACCTGGAGGGGGACTCTCCGTACAACACCTACGAGCGTAAAGGACTGCCGCCCGGACCCATAGCCAGCCCCGGGCTGGACTCTATCCGGGCGGCCCTGAACCCCGCGGACACGGAGTACCTCTACTACGTCCTTGACCAGGATGGCGAGGAGCATACCTTTACCCGGGGATACGAGGAGTTCCTGGAGGCTAAGGAAAGGGCCGGTAGATAG
- the aroE gene encoding shikimate dehydrogenase produces the protein MSTIHGDTKLLGVMGYPVSHSLSPRMHNAAFEAEAARRGGHAQYTYVPLPVAPELVEEAVRGLRALGFAGANVTMPHKSAVLPMMDEVDNASRVAGAMNTIVVEPGGLRGLNTDGTGFVEACAEAGVGFGDRRVLLLGAGGSAAAAAVAVLGEGAGAVEVVNRTPGRAEELRERLSHVTGGERVSTRPQSEVERAADEADVVINTTYLGMKAEDPLPLPETALRDGLDTCDVVYRAGAETALVQAARRRGALTVSGGRMLLYQGVASQREWTGREPDVEAMSRALG, from the coding sequence GTGAGCACCATACACGGCGACACCAAGCTGCTCGGCGTTATGGGTTACCCGGTATCCCACAGCCTGAGCCCCCGCATGCACAACGCCGCCTTCGAGGCCGAGGCCGCGCGGCGTGGAGGGCACGCCCAGTACACGTACGTCCCACTTCCCGTCGCCCCGGAGCTCGTGGAGGAGGCCGTGCGCGGGCTGCGAGCGCTGGGTTTCGCCGGGGCTAACGTGACCATGCCCCACAAGTCCGCCGTGCTGCCGATGATGGACGAGGTGGACAACGCCTCCCGCGTGGCGGGCGCGATGAACACCATCGTCGTCGAGCCCGGGGGGCTGCGCGGCCTCAACACCGACGGCACGGGCTTCGTCGAGGCCTGCGCCGAGGCCGGGGTGGGCTTCGGGGACCGCCGGGTGCTGCTCCTCGGGGCCGGCGGTTCCGCCGCCGCCGCCGCCGTCGCCGTGCTCGGGGAGGGGGCCGGAGCGGTGGAGGTGGTGAACCGCACCCCCGGACGGGCGGAGGAACTGCGCGAGAGGCTCTCCCACGTGACCGGCGGGGAACGGGTCTCCACCCGCCCGCAGAGCGAGGTCGAGAGGGCCGCGGACGAGGCCGACGTGGTAATAAACACCACCTACCTCGGCATGAAGGCGGAGGACCCTCTACCGCTGCCGGAGACGGCCCTGCGGGACGGGCTGGATACCTGCGACGTGGTGTACCGGGCCGGCGCGGAGACCGCGCTCGTCCAGGCGGCGCGGCGGCGCGGAGCCCTCACCGTCTCCGGCGGGCGGATGCTGCTATACCAGGGCGTTGCCTCCCAGAGAGAGTGGACCGGCCGGGAGCCCGACGTGGAGGCGATGAGCCGTGCGCTCGGGTAG
- a CDS encoding ATPase, T2SS/T4P/T4SS family: MRVLVASGNPATRQVVVEALEDLGQEALVAADGDSAWEMFEGGEGIRAVICDQSLEGIGGEELCRMVEESRGEEVLRLLVTEPGGPNENGSELRNGAHEHLGKPLDPASLQDKLGGLESGPATSTADIPEVPEVPEEAEEGVSQKPGEPRPVRGRRVGDILVSRGRISEEQLQSATDAQRGSGRELGAVLVGLELVSREDLARANAERLGLDFVELSEKDVDRGALELFSEKVLRRHGALPLRIENGRLIVAISDPTDINALDDLRVISGYRVSPVIATAEEIGKVQTRFFAGGESLSGLLSDAAGEEAEEESDDLDLGAEADSEDRPVIRLVSSILQQAVSDGASDIHVEPRSGVVTVRMRVDGVLREIMSIPPRLQGGVITRLKIIGNLDIAERRVPQDGRFSVRLSARKVDFRVASLPTVHGEKIVLRLMDTSSVETNLRKLGFAPEIFKAYEEIFNRPYGAILVTGPTGSGKSTTLYATLSELNSDEKNIITVEDPVELRVEGVNQIQVNPRAGLTFASGLRSILRSDPDIVMIGEIRDQDTAKISVEAALTGHLVLATLHTNNAPGALTRLTEMGVEPFLTSSAVDCVIAQRLARKLCPRCKEPTEVDREVLEEMGFPFDKLGGEPTLYRAVGCERCGGTGYRGRVGIYEMMVVDEEIREMILRRASVSEVSRAAEEGGMVRLREDGLLKAARGMTTLEEVLRTVL, translated from the coding sequence ATGAGGGTGCTCGTGGCCTCCGGAAACCCGGCCACCCGTCAGGTCGTGGTCGAGGCCTTGGAAGACCTGGGTCAGGAGGCGTTGGTTGCCGCCGACGGAGACTCCGCCTGGGAGATGTTCGAAGGCGGGGAGGGCATTCGGGCCGTGATCTGCGACCAGTCGCTGGAGGGCATCGGCGGCGAGGAGCTGTGCCGGATGGTAGAGGAGTCCCGGGGTGAAGAGGTGCTCCGTCTGCTCGTCACCGAGCCCGGCGGTCCTAACGAAAACGGGAGCGAGCTACGGAATGGCGCTCACGAGCACCTGGGGAAGCCGCTAGACCCCGCCTCGCTGCAAGACAAGCTGGGCGGCCTTGAGAGCGGCCCGGCCACGTCTACCGCCGACATACCCGAAGTGCCCGAAGTGCCCGAGGAGGCCGAGGAGGGTGTCAGTCAGAAGCCCGGCGAGCCGAGGCCCGTAAGGGGGAGACGCGTCGGGGACATTCTGGTATCGCGGGGCAGGATCTCCGAGGAGCAGCTACAGAGCGCTACCGACGCGCAGCGCGGCAGCGGCCGGGAGCTTGGCGCGGTCCTGGTCGGTCTGGAGCTCGTGAGCCGGGAAGACCTCGCGCGGGCGAATGCCGAGCGGCTCGGGCTGGATTTCGTGGAGCTTTCGGAGAAGGACGTGGACCGGGGGGCGCTGGAGCTATTCTCGGAGAAGGTCCTGCGGCGGCACGGGGCGCTGCCGCTACGCATCGAGAACGGGCGGCTGATCGTCGCCATAAGCGATCCCACGGACATCAACGCCCTGGACGATCTCCGGGTGATCTCGGGGTACCGCGTCTCTCCGGTGATCGCCACCGCCGAGGAGATAGGCAAGGTGCAGACTCGGTTCTTCGCCGGCGGCGAGAGTCTATCCGGTCTGCTCAGTGACGCCGCCGGCGAAGAGGCTGAAGAGGAGTCTGACGACCTGGATCTCGGCGCGGAGGCGGACTCCGAGGACCGGCCCGTGATCCGGCTCGTCAGCTCCATCCTGCAGCAGGCCGTCTCCGACGGGGCCTCGGACATACACGTCGAGCCGCGGTCGGGCGTGGTTACGGTGCGCATGAGGGTGGACGGGGTGCTGCGCGAGATCATGTCCATCCCGCCCCGGCTGCAGGGGGGCGTTATCACGCGGCTCAAGATCATCGGCAACCTGGATATCGCCGAGCGGCGCGTGCCCCAGGACGGGCGCTTTTCGGTTAGGCTCTCTGCCAGGAAGGTGGACTTCCGGGTCGCGTCGCTACCCACGGTACACGGCGAGAAGATCGTGCTGCGCCTCATGGACACGTCGAGCGTGGAGACCAACCTTAGAAAGCTCGGCTTCGCACCGGAGATCTTCAAGGCATACGAGGAGATCTTCAACCGGCCCTACGGCGCGATACTCGTCACCGGCCCGACCGGTAGCGGCAAGTCCACGACCCTCTACGCGACGTTGAGCGAGCTGAACTCCGACGAGAAGAACATCATCACCGTCGAGGACCCGGTAGAGCTGCGGGTCGAGGGGGTGAACCAGATACAGGTCAACCCGCGCGCCGGCCTCACCTTCGCCTCGGGCCTCAGGAGCATCCTGCGCTCCGACCCGGACATAGTGATGATCGGCGAGATCCGGGACCAGGATACCGCCAAGATCTCGGTCGAGGCCGCGCTTACGGGGCACCTCGTGCTCGCCACGCTGCACACCAACAACGCCCCGGGCGCGCTCACCCGCCTCACCGAGATGGGCGTGGAGCCTTTCCTCACCTCCTCCGCGGTGGACTGCGTCATCGCCCAGCGCCTGGCCCGCAAGCTCTGTCCGCGCTGTAAGGAGCCTACGGAGGTGGATAGGGAGGTGCTGGAGGAGATGGGGTTCCCGTTCGACAAGCTCGGCGGCGAGCCCACGCTGTACAGGGCCGTGGGCTGCGAGCGTTGCGGCGGCACCGGCTACCGGGGGAGGGTCGGGATCTACGAGATGATGGTCGTCGACGAGGAGATCCGGGAGATGATCCTGCGCCGCGCCTCTGTCTCGGAGGTCTCCCGGGCCGCGGAGGAGGGGGGGATGGTGCGCCTGCGCGAGGACGGGCTGCTCAAGGCCGCCAGGGGTATGACCACCCTGGAAGAGGTACTGCGCACCGTTCTCTAG